The following are encoded in a window of Bacillus sp. SORGH_AS_0510 genomic DNA:
- a CDS encoding long-chain fatty acid--CoA ligase, translating into MEVQQDRPWMGQYPDTTDLSFDIPECNLYTLLVVAEQKYGNQIAVIFEDEKFTYKQLKNQVDRLASAWKQLGVQKGDRLGLMVSNHPLYVVSYYAALKLGMIVVQINPLYTPRELVEIFHDADVANLITEPDNLEKIINLQKSHSFKNILVTEQSIESNDFPCIRSLIQRSRPLADTCTISAKEDIAVIQYTGGTTGKKKGAMLTHFNLMANVFQSKALYGERMFFGEETILTATPLYHVYGMTSGMNLAIYIGAANVLVRKFEMEKVLDLIQAHRPTFFPGVPKMYNAFVHYPEIARFDLTCFKMCSSGSAPLPVEIIKKFESLTGVSIGEGYGLSETSPTTHRNPPEGMTKIGSIGIPVPKTDCRIVDENGEDLPEKSIGELLIRGPQVMLGYWNKPEETNHALRNGWLYTGDLATMDEDGYFYIVGRKKEMIIVGGFNVYPQEVEGILYEHPGVLDAAVVGVPDRESGERVKAFIVPKSGANIDLDDLREYCYQNLTRYKVPKQFELIDSLPRNAVGKVLKRLLLEEAKNQV; encoded by the coding sequence TTGGAAGTACAACAAGATCGTCCCTGGATGGGGCAATACCCCGATACTACGGACCTGTCTTTTGATATTCCGGAATGTAACCTGTATACATTGTTAGTAGTGGCAGAACAAAAATATGGAAACCAAATCGCCGTTATTTTTGAAGACGAAAAGTTCACTTACAAACAATTAAAAAACCAAGTAGATCGGCTTGCTTCTGCATGGAAGCAACTTGGAGTTCAAAAAGGGGATAGGCTGGGATTAATGGTCTCTAATCATCCATTATATGTAGTTTCCTACTATGCTGCATTAAAACTTGGAATGATTGTCGTTCAAATCAATCCGCTTTATACCCCACGAGAGCTTGTTGAGATTTTCCATGATGCAGATGTTGCTAACTTAATTACAGAACCTGACAATCTTGAAAAAATAATAAACCTTCAAAAATCCCATTCTTTTAAAAATATTCTCGTAACTGAACAGTCAATAGAATCAAATGACTTTCCTTGTATTCGTTCCTTAATCCAGCGTTCACGGCCTCTTGCTGATACCTGCACTATTAGTGCTAAGGAAGATATTGCGGTTATACAGTATACCGGTGGAACAACGGGTAAAAAGAAAGGCGCGATGCTTACTCATTTCAACCTAATGGCTAATGTTTTTCAAAGTAAGGCCCTTTATGGTGAAAGAATGTTTTTTGGTGAAGAGACGATTTTAACTGCCACCCCTCTTTATCACGTATATGGGATGACCAGTGGAATGAATCTTGCTATTTATATTGGTGCAGCGAATGTCTTGGTAAGAAAATTTGAAATGGAAAAAGTGCTAGATTTGATACAAGCACACAGACCTACGTTCTTTCCAGGTGTGCCAAAAATGTATAATGCGTTCGTTCATTATCCGGAGATCGCTCGTTTTGATTTAACCTGCTTCAAGATGTGTTCAAGTGGTTCTGCGCCATTACCCGTTGAGATTATCAAGAAATTTGAGAGCTTAACAGGTGTTTCCATTGGTGAAGGGTATGGGTTGTCAGAAACGTCCCCAACCACTCATCGAAATCCTCCAGAAGGAATGACCAAGATAGGGAGCATCGGGATCCCTGTCCCTAAAACAGACTGTAGAATTGTGGATGAAAATGGAGAGGATTTGCCAGAAAAAAGTATCGGAGAACTGTTGATTAGAGGTCCACAGGTGATGCTTGGCTACTGGAATAAGCCGGAAGAAACAAATCATGCACTTCGTAACGGCTGGCTTTACACTGGAGACCTCGCAACCATGGATGAAGACGGATATTTTTATATCGTTGGCAGGAAAAAAGAGATGATTATTGTCGGCGGCTTTAATGTTTATCCTCAAGAAGTCGAAGGGATTCTATATGAGCATCCGGGAGTCCTTGATGCAGCAGTGGTTGGAGTTCCTGATCGAGAATCAGGTGAACGTGTAAAAGCTTTTATTGTTCCAAAATCCGGAGCGAACATTGATTTAGACGATTTACGGGAATATTGCTATCAAAACTTAACCCGTTACAAGGTACCCAAACAATTTGAACTGATTGATTCCTTGCCTCGGAATGCGGTAGGAAAAGTACTGAAGCGACTCCTATTAGAAGAAGCAAAGAATCAAGTTTAG
- a CDS encoding ketopantoate reductase family protein translates to MKIGIAGTGAVGGYFGALLKRAGNEVIFLARGKNLERMKEKGLTVESEVETLTVEGIFTDNYEKFTDIDLLLFCVKSTDTVKVAEQFSPFLKPTCFIMTLQNGVDNEEILSQFFGQERVLSAATYIQAMVSDTGMVKQIGVPPRLVIGALDSHLSEKVNDITAVFNAANIITYPSSNILNIKWKKLFWNVTFNPLTALMEVKVGAIYDDEGLYQTALSICKEAIAVANAVGMDIEEDFYETIFAQGNLAREHHPSMLQDKWNGKALEIESICGFIVKKGREVKVDTPVLETIYHLLTYQTKN, encoded by the coding sequence ATGAAGATAGGGATTGCAGGTACTGGAGCAGTTGGTGGATATTTTGGCGCCCTTTTAAAAAGAGCGGGAAATGAAGTTATTTTTCTAGCACGGGGTAAGAACCTGGAAAGAATGAAAGAAAAAGGTCTAACAGTCGAAAGTGAAGTAGAAACGTTGACGGTAGAAGGCATTTTTACCGACAACTATGAAAAATTTACTGATATTGACCTTTTACTATTTTGTGTAAAATCTACCGATACTGTTAAGGTTGCAGAACAATTTAGCCCCTTTTTAAAACCAACCTGTTTCATCATGACGCTTCAGAACGGAGTAGACAATGAAGAAATTCTAAGCCAGTTCTTTGGCCAAGAACGTGTCCTTTCAGCAGCTACGTATATTCAAGCGATGGTGTCCGATACAGGTATGGTGAAACAAATTGGGGTTCCGCCGAGGTTAGTCATAGGTGCGTTAGACAGTCACTTATCAGAAAAAGTTAATGATATAACTGCTGTATTTAATGCGGCCAATATTATCACCTATCCTTCTAGTAATATCTTAAACATTAAGTGGAAAAAGCTATTTTGGAACGTTACCTTTAACCCATTAACTGCCTTAATGGAGGTAAAGGTAGGCGCCATATACGATGATGAAGGGCTATATCAAACCGCATTATCTATTTGTAAAGAAGCAATCGCTGTCGCCAACGCCGTTGGAATGGATATCGAAGAAGATTTTTACGAAACGATTTTTGCTCAAGGCAACCTTGCAAGAGAACATCATCCGTCCATGCTACAGGATAAATGGAACGGTAAAGCGTTGGAGATTGAGTCCATCTGCGGATTCATCGTAAAAAAAGGAAGAGAAGTGAAAGTGGATACGCCTGTATTGGAAACTATCTATCATCTTTTAACTTATCAGACAAAAAACTGA
- a CDS encoding class II aldolase/adducin family protein, translating into MTTKLKVNYKPPVFSTVEEERLHLKQKLAAAFRLFSKFGFDEGVAGHITARDPEHKDHFWVNPFGMHFSQICASDLILCNHEGVVVEGHYPVNRAAFAIHSQVHAARPDIIAAAHAHSVYGKSWSSLGRLLDPITQDACAFYQDHSIYDDFTGVVLDIEEGRRIGKALGNNKACILRNHGLLTVGGSVDEAAWWFITMERSCQAQLLAESAGKPVIIDDEDAKATYETVGVPDAGWFQFQPLWNRIVKEQPDLLN; encoded by the coding sequence ATGACAACAAAATTGAAAGTAAACTATAAGCCTCCTGTTTTTTCAACGGTGGAGGAAGAAAGGCTTCATTTAAAACAAAAATTAGCTGCCGCTTTCCGATTGTTTTCTAAGTTTGGATTCGATGAAGGTGTTGCAGGTCATATCACTGCGCGTGATCCTGAACATAAGGACCACTTCTGGGTGAACCCTTTTGGAATGCACTTCAGTCAAATTTGTGCCTCAGATTTAATACTCTGTAACCATGAAGGGGTGGTGGTGGAAGGTCATTACCCTGTTAACCGAGCAGCCTTTGCCATTCACTCCCAAGTCCACGCAGCCCGTCCGGATATCATTGCTGCTGCCCATGCCCACTCTGTGTACGGAAAATCATGGTCCTCTCTCGGACGTCTCCTTGATCCAATAACTCAAGATGCCTGTGCCTTTTATCAAGATCATTCCATATACGATGACTTTACTGGTGTGGTCTTGGATATCGAAGAGGGCAGAAGGATCGGAAAGGCACTGGGGAACAATAAGGCATGTATATTAAGAAATCACGGTCTGTTGACAGTAGGTGGGTCAGTGGATGAAGCGGCATGGTGGTTTATTACCATGGAACGATCCTGTCAGGCGCAGCTTCTCGCCGAGTCAGCAGGAAAGCCTGTAATCATTGATGACGAAGACGCCAAAGCAACCTATGAAACAGTTGGTGTTCCTGATGCGGGCTGGTTCCAATTCCAGCCATTATGGAATCGAATTGTAAAAGAACAACCAGACCTACTAAATTAG
- a CDS encoding MaoC/PaaZ C-terminal domain-containing protein, producing the protein MSTLAHLQVGESINEVQLKPVSRMDLIKYSGASGDFNPIHTIDDEAKKAGLPGIIAHGMWTMGNLAKLFTSYYEEGFVQDYSIRFKGMVFLDDVVTLKATLKEKQENKLRFQVQAVNQQGNEVLKGEVVYHQYVTV; encoded by the coding sequence GTGAGTACACTAGCACATTTACAAGTGGGAGAGTCAATTAACGAGGTTCAACTAAAGCCGGTTTCAAGAATGGATCTTATTAAATATTCAGGTGCATCAGGGGACTTTAACCCGATTCACACGATAGATGATGAAGCAAAAAAAGCGGGACTCCCAGGAATCATTGCCCACGGAATGTGGACAATGGGAAATCTGGCAAAGTTGTTTACGTCTTACTATGAAGAGGGCTTTGTACAAGATTACTCCATTCGTTTTAAGGGCATGGTGTTCTTAGATGATGTAGTCACACTTAAAGCCACATTAAAGGAAAAACAGGAGAACAAACTACGCTTCCAGGTTCAAGCGGTGAACCAGCAAGGGAATGAAGTGTTAAAGGGTGAAGTAGTTTACCACCAATACGTAACGGTCTAA
- a CDS encoding MaoC family dehydratase N-terminal domain-containing protein: MFKDQIGKQSNKVKNTVERGAVKKFAEAIGDLHPIYFDEDTGRSSRYKNNIAPPTFPRVFDYGVIEGLNLPNKGLIHGEQTFHYVRPLLVGEDVYCYSRVKNYFEKKGNFGEMGFLVIESFGDDEAGNVVFSSTSTVVISEAVRKVLVK; encoded by the coding sequence ATGTTTAAAGATCAAATTGGTAAACAATCGAACAAGGTGAAAAATACGGTTGAAAGAGGAGCGGTAAAGAAGTTTGCAGAAGCTATCGGCGATCTTCATCCAATATATTTTGATGAAGACACAGGAAGATCGTCCCGCTATAAAAACAACATTGCCCCTCCAACGTTTCCAAGAGTATTCGATTACGGAGTGATTGAGGGCTTAAATCTGCCAAACAAAGGCTTAATTCACGGTGAACAAACGTTTCATTATGTACGGCCATTATTGGTAGGAGAAGACGTTTACTGCTATTCCAGAGTAAAAAACTACTTTGAGAAAAAAGGGAATTTCGGTGAGATGGGGTTCCTTGTTATCGAAAGCTTTGGTGATGACGAGGCAGGAAATGTCGTGTTCAGTTCGACTTCAACCGTTGTCATATCTGAGGCTGTAAGGAAGGTGTTGGTAAAGTGA
- a CDS encoding beta-ketoacyl-ACP reductase encodes MAGRFDGKVAFVTGGSRGIGKGIVELFAAEGAKVAFIDLNEEALSQTTSELKEKGYEVYSKVANVADAEQVESAVKEVYETFGSVDVLVNNAGVIRDNLLFKMTDSDWQTVMDVHLKGSFNAARAVQKYMVEQKYGRIINISSTSALGNRGQANYAAAKAGLQGFTKTLAIELGKYGITANSVAPGFIETEMTKETAARIGIPFEHLIQASVANIPVGRSGKPEDIANAVAFFADEKSSFVNGQVIYVAGGPKC; translated from the coding sequence ATGGCTGGAAGATTTGATGGGAAAGTGGCATTTGTAACAGGCGGAAGCCGTGGAATCGGAAAAGGAATTGTGGAGCTTTTTGCAGCGGAAGGGGCTAAGGTAGCTTTTATCGATTTAAATGAAGAAGCCTTAAGTCAAACCACTAGTGAGTTAAAAGAAAAAGGATATGAGGTGTACTCTAAGGTCGCGAACGTTGCCGATGCTGAACAGGTAGAAAGTGCTGTAAAAGAGGTATATGAAACCTTTGGATCGGTTGATGTTTTAGTAAATAATGCGGGAGTAATCCGTGACAATTTATTATTTAAAATGACAGATTCTGATTGGCAAACAGTCATGGATGTACATTTAAAAGGTTCTTTTAATGCGGCACGTGCCGTACAAAAATATATGGTTGAACAAAAATACGGACGTATCATCAATATTTCGTCCACTTCTGCCCTTGGTAATCGCGGCCAAGCTAACTATGCTGCTGCCAAAGCGGGCTTGCAGGGCTTCACAAAAACCTTGGCGATCGAGTTGGGTAAATATGGTATTACAGCAAACTCAGTTGCTCCTGGTTTTATTGAAACAGAAATGACAAAAGAAACAGCTGCTAGAATTGGAATCCCTTTTGAACATTTAATTCAGGCAAGTGTCGCGAATATTCCGGTTGGACGTAGCGGAAAGCCGGAGGATATTGCCAATGCTGTTGCCTTCTTCGCAGATGAGAAATCTTCATTTGTTAATGGCCAGGTCATCTATGTGGCCGGTGGACCAAAATGTTAA
- a CDS encoding acyl-CoA dehydrogenase family protein, whose protein sequence is MHLRLTDEQKMVQKTIRRFVEKELIPLENDVLRNEREGKPSLPPGKLRELQLKAKEAGFWGINTPEKYGGAELGQMMMAIVLMEVSKTFVPFQFGGSADNILYYGNEEQKQKYLIPTINGEKKSCFAMTEPGAGSDTQNIKMTAVKDGNEWVLNGEKTFITGGNEADFVMVIAITDKERHQETRGREGVTCFIADREMGWKSEYIHTMGEWGPAGLVFDNVRIPEENILGELHKGYNLGLEWIGFARWIVGARAVGSAERLLQMAIDYSKERITFGKPIAERQAIQWQIADSAVEIEAARWLVLNAAFTLDQGEDNRHLASMAKLYGSNMGNRVVDRVLQIHGGMGYTKELPIERWYREARLWRIYDGTDEIQRMIIARNLIKGHVKVGQYV, encoded by the coding sequence ATGCATTTACGTTTAACAGACGAGCAGAAAATGGTGCAGAAAACAATTAGAAGATTTGTTGAAAAAGAACTCATTCCACTAGAAAATGATGTATTAAGAAATGAAAGAGAAGGAAAGCCTAGTCTCCCACCAGGGAAATTAAGAGAGCTCCAATTAAAGGCTAAGGAAGCTGGTTTCTGGGGAATTAACACTCCAGAAAAATATGGCGGTGCTGAATTAGGACAAATGATGATGGCCATCGTCTTGATGGAAGTGTCGAAGACCTTTGTTCCATTCCAATTTGGCGGCTCAGCAGATAATATTCTTTACTATGGAAATGAAGAACAAAAACAAAAGTATTTAATTCCAACCATCAATGGAGAGAAAAAATCCTGCTTTGCGATGACTGAACCTGGTGCAGGGTCTGATACTCAAAATATCAAAATGACAGCGGTCAAGGATGGAAATGAATGGGTATTGAATGGTGAAAAAACATTTATCACAGGTGGTAATGAAGCCGACTTCGTCATGGTTATTGCCATTACAGATAAAGAAAGGCATCAAGAAACACGTGGCCGAGAAGGTGTGACCTGCTTTATTGCTGACCGAGAAATGGGCTGGAAATCAGAGTATATACATACGATGGGAGAATGGGGTCCAGCCGGTCTAGTATTTGATAATGTCCGCATTCCAGAAGAAAACATTCTTGGTGAATTACACAAGGGTTACAATCTAGGACTTGAATGGATTGGTTTTGCAAGATGGATCGTGGGTGCAAGAGCAGTTGGATCAGCTGAACGTTTATTACAAATGGCGATCGATTACTCCAAAGAAAGAATTACATTTGGTAAACCAATTGCCGAGAGACAAGCTATTCAATGGCAAATTGCAGATTCGGCCGTTGAAATCGAAGCGGCAAGATGGCTAGTATTAAACGCAGCCTTTACCTTGGACCAAGGAGAGGATAATCGTCACCTCGCTTCCATGGCTAAACTTTATGGATCGAATATGGGGAATCGAGTGGTTGACCGTGTACTACAAATTCATGGCGGTATGGGCTATACAAAGGAATTGCCAATAGAGCGCTGGTACCGTGAAGCACGCCTATGGAGAATTTACGATGGAACGGATGAGATTCAGCGCATGATCATTGCTCGTAACCTCATTAAGGGGCATGTGAAGGTTGGGCAATACGTCTAA
- a CDS encoding DUF3147 family protein, giving the protein MNKQDLFIRFLLGGTAVSLSYLITVVSPWKILAGIFAAFPAVMLTAVIMVGIASGTKKATNIARGSVYGMMGGIICVITVLVTLQATSNWILSISLGLLTWLTSSVSISTLRERMAIRKTVRHI; this is encoded by the coding sequence ATGAATAAACAGGACTTATTTATTCGATTTTTACTAGGCGGGACAGCGGTCTCACTTAGTTATTTAATAACCGTGGTATCTCCATGGAAAATTCTTGCTGGAATATTTGCAGCCTTTCCTGCTGTCATGCTAACAGCGGTAATTATGGTAGGGATTGCATCTGGTACAAAGAAAGCAACTAATATTGCCAGAGGTTCAGTTTACGGAATGATGGGCGGGATTATTTGTGTAATCACAGTCCTTGTTACCCTACAGGCAACTAGTAATTGGATTCTCAGCATTAGCCTAGGCTTACTTACATGGCTGACAAGCTCCGTTTCCATTTCAACATTAAGAGAACGTATGGCAATCAGAAAAACTGTACGACATATATAA
- a CDS encoding DUF3147 family protein, translating into MAHLSISAFLIRFLLGGLAVVACTVVAKRLGEKAGGIFAAFPAVYLAALLTIGLDFHGGQLVSHSIMLSKGAIFGMAINIVVALLAGYLLPKVGWKRGIVQSMACWFTISIVVVIITSH; encoded by the coding sequence ATGGCACATCTATCAATAAGCGCATTTCTCATTCGATTCCTTTTGGGTGGGTTAGCAGTGGTCGCTTGTACAGTGGTAGCAAAAAGATTAGGAGAGAAGGCAGGGGGGATCTTTGCTGCCTTTCCTGCAGTGTATCTGGCAGCATTACTAACAATCGGACTTGATTTTCATGGTGGGCAACTGGTCTCACATTCCATTATGCTATCAAAAGGCGCTATCTTCGGAATGGCAATAAATATCGTAGTGGCACTTTTAGCAGGCTATCTTCTTCCGAAAGTAGGCTGGAAGCGCGGGATCGTGCAATCCATGGCTTGCTGGTTCACGATATCTATCGTTGTTGTTATTATTACATCCCATTAA